Proteins encoded within one genomic window of Pseudalkalibacillus sp. SCS-8:
- a CDS encoding flagellar basal body-associated FliL family protein, producing MKGNLIKTMLVMITAVSVIAVAGVILYLNLATGDKKAADELSASDIVKLSVDTDEIMTNLADDGFAKVTFRIQVDNVKAKKELETRMFQVRNTIIYQISATKAEDLQGPKGIERLERSLKETINGFLENGKVVRVFTTERIVQ from the coding sequence ATGAAAGGTAACTTGATCAAAACGATGTTGGTGATGATTACCGCGGTTTCTGTCATTGCCGTTGCTGGTGTGATCCTCTACCTCAACCTTGCTACAGGGGACAAGAAAGCAGCTGATGAATTATCTGCATCCGATATTGTGAAGCTATCCGTCGATACGGATGAAATTATGACAAACTTGGCTGACGATGGATTTGCCAAGGTGACCTTCCGAATCCAGGTGGATAATGTAAAGGCGAAGAAAGAATTGGAAACCAGAATGTTCCAGGTTAGAAACACGATCATCTACCAGATTTCTGCTACCAAAGCTGAAGACCTCCAGGGGCCGAAAGGGATTGAAAGGCTTGAACGGAGTTTGAAGGAAACCATCAACGGGTTCCTTGAGAATGGTAAAGTTGTTCGAGTGTTTACAACAGAAAGAATCGTCCAGTAA
- the fliM gene encoding flagellar motor switch protein FliM, which translates to MAEVLSQNEIDALLSAISTGEMDAEELKKEQTEKKVKVYDFKRALRFSKDQVRSLTRIHENYARLLTTFFSAQLRTYVQIQVASVDQIPYEEFIRSIPKMTILNLFEAPPLEGRLLIEVNPNIAYAMLDRVLGGQGKGMNKIENLTEIETKIMNQLFEKALDSFGEAWGTIIDVEPEMLDFEVNPQFLQMVSPNETVVVISFTTTIGETSGMINICLPHVVMEPIIPKLSVHHWMQKKQREKLPEEVEKLESRLKSAMLPLTAELGRCSISVQEFLSLSEHDVLELDQKISEPLVVSVQGKNKFIGQPGKMKKQMAIQIIDAYKKEEFNDE; encoded by the coding sequence ATGGCTGAAGTACTCTCACAAAATGAAATAGACGCGCTGCTTTCGGCGATTTCCACAGGTGAAATGGATGCAGAAGAACTAAAGAAGGAACAGACGGAAAAAAAGGTCAAGGTTTATGACTTCAAAAGGGCATTACGATTCTCGAAAGATCAGGTCAGAAGCCTTACAAGAATCCATGAGAACTACGCAAGATTACTGACAACCTTCTTCTCTGCTCAGCTTCGTACATATGTTCAAATACAAGTTGCTTCTGTAGATCAAATACCATATGAAGAATTCATCCGCTCCATACCGAAAATGACGATTTTGAACTTGTTTGAAGCACCGCCTCTTGAAGGAAGGCTGTTGATCGAGGTCAATCCGAACATCGCCTATGCCATGTTGGATCGCGTTTTAGGCGGACAAGGCAAAGGGATGAATAAAATAGAGAATTTGACAGAGATCGAAACGAAGATTATGAATCAACTTTTCGAAAAAGCGCTTGACTCCTTTGGAGAAGCCTGGGGAACGATCATAGATGTCGAGCCGGAAATGCTGGATTTTGAGGTGAACCCTCAATTTCTACAGATGGTATCACCGAATGAAACGGTAGTCGTAATATCCTTTACGACGACAATCGGGGAGACGAGTGGAATGATCAATATTTGTCTACCTCATGTGGTAATGGAACCGATTATTCCAAAACTATCCGTTCATCATTGGATGCAGAAGAAGCAAAGGGAAAAATTACCTGAAGAGGTTGAAAAGCTTGAAAGTCGATTGAAGAGTGCCATGCTTCCTCTCACAGCTGAATTGGGACGCTGCAGCATATCCGTACAAGAGTTCCTTTCGTTATCTGAACATGATGTACTTGAGCTTGACCAGAAGATATCCGAACCATTGGTTGTAAGTGTGCAAGGTAAGAACAAATTTATTGGCCAGCCCGGTAAGATGAAGAAACAGATGGCGATCCAAATCATTGATGCCTATAAGAAGGAGGAATTTAACGATGAGTGA
- the fliY gene encoding flagellar motor switch phosphatase FliY: protein MSDMLSQEEIDALLNGNKDTSSDQNPEEQLSSIEEDAIGEIGNISFGSAATALSTLLNQKVDITTPNVTVVKRDDLSDEFPRPHVAVNVRYTEGFDGSNLLIIKTTDAQIIADLMLGGDGTNPHGELGELHLSAVQEAMNQMMGSASTSMSTVFNKRVDISPPSIDLMDINSDEGTDSIPEEETLVKVSFKLKVGDLIDSKIMQLFPLEFGKDLVDQLMNPSSDQEVVEETPAQEKPEETTSSRQAPPAPQPESPVTGRSESTEAYHSAGGPQQERYMDKRNENVHPAAFTDFTPTERVSVDSRNLDMLLDIPLQVTVELGRTKRSVKDILELSQGSIIELDKLAGEPVDILVNQKLIAKGEVVVIDENFGVRVTEIISQRDRLEKLQ, encoded by the coding sequence ATGAGTGATATGCTATCCCAAGAAGAAATTGATGCCCTCTTGAATGGCAACAAGGATACGAGTTCCGATCAAAATCCGGAAGAACAGTTATCCAGTATTGAGGAGGATGCCATCGGTGAAATAGGGAATATCTCGTTTGGAAGTGCTGCCACAGCGCTGTCTACATTGTTGAATCAGAAGGTGGATATTACGACTCCGAACGTAACAGTTGTGAAGCGTGATGACTTGTCCGATGAGTTTCCTAGACCTCATGTCGCAGTCAACGTCCGGTATACGGAAGGATTCGATGGATCGAACCTTCTCATCATCAAAACGACAGATGCACAAATCATTGCTGATCTGATGTTAGGTGGAGACGGAACGAACCCACATGGTGAATTAGGAGAGCTACATTTAAGTGCTGTCCAGGAAGCAATGAACCAAATGATGGGGTCTGCCTCTACTTCCATGTCGACTGTTTTTAACAAAAGGGTCGACATCTCTCCACCGAGTATTGACTTGATGGATATCAATTCGGATGAAGGAACAGACAGTATTCCAGAAGAAGAAACGTTGGTGAAGGTGTCCTTCAAATTAAAAGTAGGGGATCTCATTGATTCTAAAATCATGCAATTGTTCCCGTTAGAGTTTGGAAAGGACCTTGTCGATCAACTCATGAACCCTAGCAGCGATCAGGAAGTGGTTGAAGAAACGCCAGCACAAGAAAAGCCTGAAGAGACGACCTCGTCGAGACAAGCCCCTCCGGCTCCTCAGCCTGAATCACCTGTGACAGGCAGGTCCGAATCGACTGAAGCCTATCATTCTGCTGGAGGACCACAACAAGAAAGATATATGGATAAACGGAATGAAAATGTCCATCCTGCTGCATTTACGGACTTTACACCTACCGAGAGGGTTTCTGTCGATAGCAGGAACCTGGATATGCTTCTCGATATCCCATTGCAAGTAACGGTAGAGCTTGGCAGGACGAAACGTTCAGTCAAAGATATACTTGAACTTTCTCAAGGGTCGATCATAGAGCTCGATAAACTGGCTGGTGAACCGGTTGATATACTTGTAAATCAGAAATTGATCGCTAAAGGCGAAGTTGTCGTAATTGACGAGAATTTTGGTGTCAGAGTTACAGAGATTATTAGTCAGAGAGATCGTTTAGAAAAATTACAATAA
- a CDS encoding response regulator has translation MANRILIVDDAAFMRMMIKDILTKNGYEVVGEASDGAQAVELYKEHRPDLVTMDITMPEMDGITALKEIRGMNPEAKVIMCSAMGQQAMVIDAIQAGAKDFIVKPFQADRVIEAIKKTLEA, from the coding sequence ATGGCTAACCGTATTTTAATTGTGGATGATGCAGCTTTCATGAGGATGATGATCAAGGATATCCTGACAAAGAACGGATATGAAGTGGTTGGAGAAGCAAGTGATGGTGCTCAAGCCGTTGAATTATATAAAGAGCATCGCCCTGATCTTGTGACGATGGATATCACAATGCCTGAAATGGATGGGATTACTGCATTGAAAGAAATCCGTGGTATGAACCCTGAGGCAAAAGTAATCATGTGTTCAGCTATGGGGCAGCAAGCGATGGTCATCGATGCGATTCAAGCAGGAGCAAAAGATTTCATCGTAAAACCGTTCCAGGCTGACCGTGTCATTGAAGCAATTAAAAAAACATTAGAAGCATAA
- a CDS encoding flagellar biosynthetic protein FliO gives MSFKLRIVLLLMAFMFGGATDIYANTSAPEEKCKTVYECSNQDGEGTGSEEIQETPAVPGTSNASTIGTTFKVLFALAFVVALMIIILKLLHKRTQVIQQGKGIQTLGGAIVGNQRSVQLVKVGNRILVVGVGENVELIKEIDDEDEVKSLLSHQERTSAASSDHAKAGLLGWLDSLTNKEYRSSAGDFKNVLRKQLEDSKQERKAMIESMKKEKDNG, from the coding sequence TTGAGTTTCAAATTACGAATTGTTCTCCTCTTAATGGCCTTCATGTTTGGAGGAGCAACAGACATCTATGCGAATACATCTGCTCCTGAAGAGAAATGTAAAACCGTGTATGAATGCTCCAATCAAGACGGAGAGGGAACAGGAAGCGAAGAAATACAAGAGACGCCTGCTGTTCCTGGTACATCCAATGCTTCAACGATTGGTACTACCTTTAAAGTCCTTTTCGCACTTGCGTTTGTCGTGGCTCTGATGATTATAATCCTGAAGCTTTTACATAAGCGGACCCAGGTCATTCAGCAAGGAAAAGGCATTCAGACACTCGGTGGAGCGATCGTAGGAAATCAACGCTCTGTTCAATTGGTCAAGGTTGGTAATCGGATCCTCGTGGTAGGGGTAGGAGAGAATGTTGAACTGATCAAGGAAATCGATGATGAGGATGAGGTGAAGTCGCTGCTCAGCCATCAAGAGCGTACCAGTGCTGCCTCTTCTGATCATGCTAAGGCCGGTTTGCTTGGATGGTTGGATTCTTTAACGAATAAAGAGTACCGTTCATCAGCTGGGGATTTCAAGAATGTGTTGAGAAAGCAATTGGAGGATTCAAAGCAAGAGAGGAAAGCCATGATCGAATCAATGAAAAAGGAGAAGGACAATGGTTGA
- the fliP gene encoding flagellar type III secretion system pore protein FliP (The bacterial flagellar biogenesis protein FliP forms a type III secretion system (T3SS)-type pore required for flagellar assembly.) — protein MVELPGISTDLFNDTPENVATTVRLLILLTVLSLAPAFLVLMTSFTRIIIVLSFVRNGLATQQMPPNQVLVGLALFLTFFIMGPVLSDVNQEAVTPFLQGELSQEEAMEKASMPIKEFMAKHTRQKDLALFMNYTGESRPEKIEDIPLTTLVPAFAISELKTAFQMGFMIFVPFLVIDMVVASVLMAMGMMMLPPVMISLPFKILLFVLVDGWYLIVKSLLESY, from the coding sequence ATGGTTGAATTACCAGGAATTAGCACAGATTTATTCAACGATACACCAGAAAATGTCGCTACCACTGTAAGACTGCTGATTCTGTTGACCGTCCTGTCCCTCGCTCCGGCATTTCTTGTTCTGATGACTTCTTTCACCAGAATCATTATCGTTCTATCATTCGTAAGAAACGGTTTGGCTACACAACAGATGCCGCCCAACCAGGTCCTTGTCGGCTTGGCCTTATTCCTTACATTTTTCATCATGGGACCCGTTCTATCGGATGTGAATCAAGAGGCGGTAACCCCTTTTTTACAAGGTGAACTATCACAAGAAGAGGCGATGGAGAAAGCGAGTATGCCGATTAAAGAGTTCATGGCGAAGCATACGAGACAGAAGGATCTCGCTCTATTCATGAACTACACGGGTGAAAGTCGACCGGAAAAAATAGAGGATATCCCTTTGACGACCCTTGTCCCTGCCTTTGCAATAAGTGAATTGAAAACGGCATTCCAAATGGGCTTCATGATTTTCGTACCTTTTCTAGTCATTGATATGGTAGTGGCTAGTGTATTGATGGCGATGGGGATGATGATGCTGCCACCGGTCATGATATCCTTGCCGTTCAAAATCTTGTTGTTTGTACTTGTAGACGGGTGGTATCTCATTGTCAAATCGTTGTTGGAAAGTTATTAG
- the fliQ gene encoding flagellar biosynthesis protein FliQ, with protein sequence MDSQFVISLAEKGVYTTLLISGPLLILALAVGLFVSIFQATTQIQEQTLAFIPKIAAVLISLIFFGPWMLTQMVTFTHELYSNINQYIGL encoded by the coding sequence ATGGATTCACAATTTGTCATTTCATTAGCTGAGAAGGGCGTGTACACGACGTTATTGATCAGTGGTCCGCTTCTTATCCTTGCTTTAGCCGTTGGTTTGTTCGTAAGCATCTTCCAAGCAACGACCCAGATCCAGGAACAGACGCTTGCTTTTATCCCGAAGATTGCAGCTGTCTTGATTTCGTTGATATTTTTCGGACCATGGATGCTGACACAGATGGTGACATTTACACACGAACTATACAGCAACATTAATCAATACATTGGGCTGTAG
- the fliR gene encoding flagellar biosynthetic protein FliR, with translation MEFLNALPAFLLVLVRVTGFLAAVPIFSYKNIPVIHKVGLATILSFFILSTLQMPIIAVDGGYFLLIMKELMVGLSIGFVASIILYALQVAGGFIDLQMGFAIANVFDPQTGIQSPLIGRYLYIFAILFLLTIDAHHMILNGIYQSYQFIPIDELIMVVGNGDVARLIADAVVTMFYVAFQMAVPVVGCLFLVDLALGIVSRTVPQVNVFIVGLPLKIAVSFFVLLLVLPLLFQMVETLNVEMLEAMRKMMRLLGGL, from the coding sequence ATGGAGTTCTTAAATGCTCTTCCAGCCTTTCTCTTGGTTTTAGTCCGTGTAACCGGTTTTTTGGCTGCCGTTCCGATATTTTCATACAAGAATATTCCTGTCATACATAAGGTCGGACTTGCAACCATCTTGTCCTTTTTCATCCTGTCCACCCTCCAAATGCCGATTATTGCTGTAGATGGAGGCTACTTTCTACTCATTATGAAAGAATTGATGGTCGGGTTGAGTATAGGATTCGTCGCTTCCATCATCCTATATGCCTTGCAGGTAGCGGGAGGATTCATCGATTTACAGATGGGTTTTGCTATTGCTAATGTTTTCGACCCACAGACAGGTATTCAATCACCCCTGATTGGTCGCTATCTCTATATATTTGCGATTCTGTTCCTTTTGACAATTGATGCTCATCATATGATTTTGAATGGAATTTATCAAAGCTATCAATTCATTCCGATTGATGAGCTCATTATGGTCGTCGGAAACGGCGACGTTGCACGACTCATCGCAGACGCTGTCGTCACGATGTTTTATGTTGCTTTTCAGATGGCTGTACCGGTCGTCGGCTGCTTGTTCTTGGTTGATTTAGCTTTAGGGATCGTATCAAGGACAGTACCGCAGGTCAACGTGTTCATCGTCGGTTTGCCTTTGAAAATCGCTGTCAGTTTTTTCGTGTTGCTGCTTGTTCTCCCATTACTCTTCCAAATGGTTGAAACATTGAACGTTGAAATGCTCGAAGCGATGAGGAAAATGATGAGATTGTTAGGTGGACTTTAG
- the flhB gene encoding flagellar biosynthesis protein FlhB: MNYRSLDLQYFSQEKTEKATPKKRQESRKKGQVAKSSDVNTAIILLIVFLFLWLIGPYMLDSLLAIYHKSFREFIHFDVTNENTQQVMSALSFEAAKVVAPILLVSLVAGVAANYLQVGVLFSTDPLKVKLERINPLKGFKRIYSLRAIVELLKSILKISLVGFVTFAILWLKREEVLTLSFGTAENALVVIGMLTIQMGLAASVLLIFLAILDYLYQKYDFEKSIKMSKQDVKDEFKKSEGDPLIKSKIKEKQRQMAMQRMMQEVPKADVVITNPTHFAIALKYDEDAMDAPVIVAKGVDYVALKIREVARHHEIETVENRPLARSLYDQTEIGDTVPENLFRAVAEVLAYVYKLKKLV, from the coding sequence ATGAATTACCGTTCATTGGACCTTCAATATTTTTCACAAGAGAAAACGGAGAAAGCAACTCCGAAAAAACGGCAAGAAAGCCGTAAGAAGGGGCAGGTGGCCAAGTCCAGTGATGTAAATACCGCCATCATCCTCCTAATCGTATTCCTGTTCCTGTGGCTGATCGGACCATACATGCTCGACTCGCTTCTTGCGATCTATCACAAAAGCTTCAGAGAGTTCATTCATTTTGATGTAACGAACGAGAATACCCAGCAGGTGATGTCAGCTTTATCCTTTGAAGCTGCCAAAGTCGTCGCTCCAATCCTGCTTGTCTCGTTGGTTGCAGGTGTTGCAGCTAACTACCTTCAAGTGGGTGTGCTATTTTCCACTGATCCTTTAAAGGTAAAATTGGAACGAATCAACCCGTTGAAAGGGTTCAAGAGGATTTATTCCTTGAGAGCGATTGTCGAGCTGTTGAAGTCCATATTGAAAATTTCTCTTGTCGGTTTCGTCACATTCGCAATTTTGTGGCTGAAAAGGGAGGAAGTCCTAACCCTTTCATTCGGTACTGCCGAAAATGCTCTCGTGGTCATCGGAATGCTGACAATCCAGATGGGTCTTGCTGCATCCGTCCTGTTGATTTTCCTCGCCATCCTTGATTACCTCTATCAGAAATATGACTTTGAAAAGAGCATCAAAATGAGCAAGCAGGATGTGAAGGATGAATTCAAAAAATCAGAAGGGGACCCCTTGATCAAGTCCAAAATCAAGGAAAAGCAAAGACAGATGGCGATGCAGCGTATGATGCAGGAAGTACCTAAGGCAGATGTCGTCATTACGAATCCGACCCACTTTGCTATTGCACTTAAATATGATGAAGATGCGATGGATGCACCTGTCATTGTTGCAAAAGGTGTGGATTATGTCGCTTTGAAAATAAGAGAAGTCGCAAGGCACCATGAGATTGAAACTGTAGAGAACCGCCCCCTCGCAAGAAGTCTTTACGATCAAACTGAAATAGGAGATACCGTTCCGGAAAATCTATTCAGAGCCGTAGCTGAAGTTTTAGCGTATGTCTATAAGCTGAAAAAACTTGTTTGA
- the flhA gene encoding flagellar biosynthesis protein FlhA, with protein MKPRDLTVLLSVILIITMLIIPLPTWMLDFLIITNISLGLLIILIAMNTNEPLQFSIFPSLLLLVTLFRLGLNVSTTRSILSQAKAGNVIDTFGSFVVAGNVLVGFVVFVILIIIQFVVITKGSERVSEVAARFTLDAMPGKQMSIDADLNAGLISEREARERRQKIEQEADFYGAMDGASKFVKGDAIAGIIIVIINMIFGIIIGMVQQGMPLSEASETYTLLTVGDGLVSQIPALIISTATGIIVTRAASDGNLGQDITKQLLAYPTMLYVAAGTVFLLGIFTPIQDVFTLPIAILLAVGGFQLSRVEKKRYETEEEVEEDIPTEEFKSPESVVNLLQMDPIEFEFGYSLIPLADTSQGGDLLDRIVMIRRQLALELGLVVPVVRIRDNIQLQPNEYRIKIKGNEIARGELLLDHYLAMSPGVDDESIEGIETIEPAFGLPALWISEELKERAEMSGYTVVDPPSVVSTHLTEMIKKHAHELLGRQEVKQLVEHMKETHAALVEDVTPEPLTIGEIQKVLSKLLKENISIRNLPVIFETLADYGQLTKDTDLLTEYARQSLARQISKQYSDEQSKLKVITLSGTVEKRIAESIQQTEHGNYLAMDPNESQAIFDSITSEIKRSNEVTPITVLLCSPAVRMYVRQLIERYLPDVPVLSYNELEPDLEVQSIGVVNLT; from the coding sequence ATGAAGCCAAGAGATCTGACAGTCCTACTTAGCGTTATATTAATCATCACGATGTTGATCATACCGCTTCCAACTTGGATGCTCGACTTCCTTATCATCACGAACATCTCGTTAGGACTATTAATCATCCTTATAGCAATGAATACGAACGAGCCTTTACAATTCTCGATTTTTCCATCTTTACTGCTCCTCGTGACCCTATTCAGGCTCGGACTGAATGTATCGACGACGAGGTCGATCCTCAGTCAAGCGAAAGCAGGTAACGTTATTGATACGTTCGGTTCCTTCGTTGTCGCCGGGAATGTGTTAGTTGGGTTTGTCGTATTCGTGATTCTCATCATCATCCAATTTGTCGTCATCACGAAAGGTTCAGAACGTGTTTCCGAGGTCGCTGCAAGGTTCACGCTCGATGCTATGCCAGGTAAACAAATGAGTATCGACGCAGATTTGAATGCAGGTCTTATATCTGAGCGTGAGGCTCGCGAAAGAAGACAAAAAATCGAACAAGAAGCAGACTTTTACGGGGCGATGGACGGAGCGAGTAAGTTCGTGAAAGGTGATGCCATTGCCGGTATCATCATCGTTATCATCAATATGATCTTCGGAATCATCATCGGTATGGTACAGCAAGGAATGCCGTTAAGCGAAGCATCGGAAACATATACGCTATTAACAGTTGGAGATGGACTTGTCAGTCAAATACCAGCTCTCATCATTTCCACAGCGACAGGTATCATCGTAACGCGTGCTGCATCAGATGGTAATCTTGGACAGGATATCACGAAACAATTGCTTGCTTACCCGACAATGTTATATGTCGCTGCTGGTACGGTCTTCCTGCTGGGGATATTCACGCCGATCCAGGATGTTTTCACTTTGCCGATTGCGATCTTGTTAGCTGTTGGCGGGTTTCAATTAAGCCGTGTCGAGAAAAAACGATACGAAACTGAAGAAGAGGTTGAAGAGGATATTCCGACCGAGGAATTCAAAAGTCCTGAAAGTGTCGTAAATCTTCTGCAGATGGACCCGATTGAGTTTGAATTCGGCTACAGTCTTATCCCGCTTGCAGATACAAGTCAAGGCGGCGATCTACTCGATCGGATCGTGATGATCAGAAGACAATTAGCTTTGGAGCTCGGGCTGGTCGTCCCTGTCGTTCGAATTCGGGACAATATCCAACTCCAACCAAATGAGTATCGAATAAAAATCAAAGGGAATGAGATTGCAAGAGGAGAATTGCTCCTAGACCATTATCTCGCCATGTCTCCCGGGGTAGACGATGAAAGCATCGAGGGGATCGAGACGATCGAACCCGCTTTTGGACTTCCTGCTTTGTGGATTTCAGAAGAGTTGAAGGAAAGAGCGGAAATGTCAGGTTATACGGTCGTTGATCCACCGTCCGTGGTATCGACGCACTTGACGGAGATGATCAAGAAACATGCCCATGAGCTTTTAGGTCGTCAAGAAGTGAAACAGCTTGTCGAGCACATGAAGGAAACACATGCAGCATTGGTTGAGGATGTGACACCGGAGCCGTTGACGATCGGTGAGATCCAAAAGGTCCTCTCAAAACTATTGAAGGAAAACATTTCAATCAGGAATTTGCCGGTCATCTTCGAAACTCTTGCCGATTACGGTCAGCTGACCAAGGATACCGATTTATTGACAGAATACGCCCGACAATCGCTTGCAAGACAAATCTCCAAACAATATAGTGATGAACAATCCAAGCTGAAAGTGATCACGTTATCCGGCACTGTGGAAAAAAGAATTGCAGAATCAATCCAACAAACCGAACATGGGAACTATTTGGCGATGGACCCGAATGAATCTCAAGCGATATTCGATTCAATTACGAGTGAGATCAAGCGTTCGAATGAAGTTACGCCGATCACTGTCCTGTTATGTTCTCCTGCCGTTCGGATGTATGTAAGACAGCTGATTGAAAGGTATCTCCCGGATGTACCGGTGTTATCGTATAACGAATTGGAGCCTGATTTAGAAGTACAAAGCATTGGGGTGGTGAATCTGACATGA
- the flhF gene encoding flagellar biosynthesis protein FlhF, protein MKVKKYIAPTMPEAMKKIRSDLGKDAVILNSKEIRTGGFLGFFTKPSLEVIAALDPEPLSPSSHEEERKPVFSSAKPVAVENSVYTKRPPVGTKVGMTDRSVPDNSPHLPKQILTIDEFLTVQGVTSDLKSMIVSKLLRRWYQEETEMKASEKLQGWLREELLSIVREVSFGGFEYKKKILNLIGPTGVGKTTTIAKIAADAVLNKKKKTALITTDTYRIAAIEQLKTYAEILNVPLEVAYNQDDFKNAKDKFKDYDVILVDSAGRNFKKTRYIDDLEQMYQFDEDMENYLVFSLTSKYTDMIQIADHFKKIPIEKLVFTKKDETDSYGEILNLIYKMECGVAYVTFGQNVPDDLTEVSPEKIVDLILGEMTHV, encoded by the coding sequence ATGAAGGTAAAAAAATATATTGCACCTACCATGCCGGAAGCTATGAAAAAAATCCGGAGTGACTTGGGTAAAGATGCCGTCATCTTAAATTCAAAGGAAATCCGTACTGGTGGTTTCCTCGGTTTTTTCACCAAACCGTCACTTGAAGTAATTGCCGCATTGGATCCTGAACCACTTTCACCTTCTTCTCATGAGGAGGAACGGAAGCCCGTTTTCAGTTCTGCTAAACCGGTAGCAGTAGAAAATTCTGTTTACACAAAACGTCCACCTGTTGGAACAAAAGTTGGTATGACAGATCGTTCGGTCCCTGACAACTCTCCACATCTTCCGAAGCAAATCTTGACCATTGATGAATTTCTTACTGTTCAAGGCGTCACATCTGATCTGAAGTCCATGATCGTGAGTAAATTGCTGCGTCGGTGGTATCAAGAAGAAACAGAAATGAAAGCATCAGAGAAGCTTCAAGGATGGCTGAGAGAGGAACTTTTGTCCATCGTTCGGGAAGTGTCTTTCGGAGGCTTCGAATACAAGAAGAAAATACTGAATTTGATCGGACCGACCGGTGTTGGGAAAACGACGACAATTGCTAAAATTGCAGCTGATGCAGTCTTGAACAAGAAGAAGAAAACAGCATTGATTACGACGGATACCTATCGGATTGCAGCAATTGAACAGCTGAAGACATATGCAGAAATATTGAATGTACCATTGGAAGTCGCCTACAACCAGGACGATTTCAAGAATGCAAAGGATAAGTTCAAGGATTATGATGTCATCCTTGTCGACTCTGCAGGGCGGAATTTCAAAAAAACACGCTATATCGATGATCTCGAACAGATGTATCAATTTGATGAGGATATGGAGAATTATCTTGTATTCTCACTGACCTCAAAATATACAGATATGATCCAAATTGCAGACCACTTCAAGAAGATACCGATTGAGAAGCTCGTGTTCACGAAAAAGGATGAAACGGATTCATATGGTGAAATCTTGAATTTGATTTATAAAATGGAATGTGGAGTCGCTTATGTAACCTTTGGTCAAAATGTCCCTGATGATTTGACAGAAGTTTCACCTGAGAAGATTGTAGACCTTATTTTGGGAGAAATGACCCATGTATGA
- a CDS encoding MinD/ParA family protein → MYDQAEMLRKRLTSSVKPAKVCAVVSGKGGVGKSNVTLNLALSLIESGSKVLILDLDIGMANLDILMGVHSKNHIVDMVEQEHSILEMIETGPGGIEYIAGGNALNKLFELTPSQFNHFVEQIKIIQEGYDYIFLDMAAGASKDGLKFIAAADEVLLVTTPEPTAITDAYAMMKHIHAVVESINVSVIVNRMENKHEGEDVGLRIQHAAERFLQKEIRVLGGLPEDRQVFTAVKAQTPYLIGAPNAKVSLAMKRLASTFGNGTDASAQVGESFLQRFTRYFSKKRGAK, encoded by the coding sequence ATGTATGACCAAGCTGAGATGCTGCGTAAAAGATTGACTTCAAGTGTAAAACCAGCGAAAGTATGTGCCGTTGTAAGTGGGAAAGGCGGCGTAGGGAAATCCAATGTAACGCTTAATCTCGCCCTTTCTTTAATTGAGTCGGGCTCCAAAGTTCTCATATTGGATCTTGATATCGGTATGGCCAATTTGGATATCCTTATGGGTGTCCATTCCAAGAACCATATTGTCGACATGGTCGAACAAGAACATTCGATATTAGAAATGATTGAAACGGGCCCAGGTGGAATCGAGTATATAGCAGGAGGAAATGCACTCAATAAGCTATTCGAACTCACTCCATCACAGTTTAATCACTTTGTAGAACAAATCAAAATTATTCAGGAAGGCTATGATTATATTTTCTTGGATATGGCAGCAGGAGCCTCAAAGGATGGTCTGAAGTTCATTGCTGCGGCGGATGAGGTTCTACTTGTCACTACTCCTGAGCCGACCGCGATCACAGATGCTTATGCCATGATGAAGCATATACACGCAGTAGTGGAATCCATCAACGTTTCGGTCATTGTGAATCGGATGGAGAACAAACATGAAGGAGAGGATGTCGGTCTAAGGATCCAACATGCGGCTGAACGTTTTCTTCAAAAAGAAATTCGCGTACTAGGAGGCCTGCCGGAGGACCGCCAAGTCTTTACAGCTGTGAAAGCACAAACGCCATATCTTATCGGTGCACCGAATGCTAAAGTGTCTCTCGCTATGAAACGTTTGGCCTCAACCTTTGGCAATGGAACGGATGCATCAGCCCAAGTGGGCGAAAGTTTTTTGCAGCGTTTTACTCGGTATTTTTCAAAAAAGCGGGGTGCCAAATGA